In one window of Azoarcus olearius DNA:
- a CDS encoding ABC transporter permease, whose protein sequence is MSAFTTTFGEAGALLATLDARVAEIVWLSLQVSGGAVVLGTLIGLPLGACLAVGRFPGKHAASVLMNGLMGLPSVVVGVVVYLLLSRSGPFGAAGLLYTPAAMVIAQTVLVVPLMAAITRQVVEDVWLRYAEELQVMRFTWWHSVTTLLFDCRHSLLVAVLAGLGRAMSEVGAVMIVGGNIDRATRVMTTAIALETSKGDLALAIALGLVLVVIIIALNALAFGMRRWAMRRYG, encoded by the coding sequence ATGTCCGCATTTACTACCACCTTCGGCGAGGCCGGCGCGCTGCTTGCGACCCTGGATGCACGGGTGGCCGAGATCGTCTGGCTGTCGCTCCAGGTGAGCGGCGGCGCCGTGGTGCTCGGCACGCTGATCGGCCTGCCGCTCGGCGCCTGCCTCGCCGTCGGGCGCTTTCCCGGCAAGCATGCGGCGTCGGTGCTGATGAACGGGCTGATGGGGCTGCCGTCGGTGGTGGTCGGCGTTGTTGTCTATCTGTTGCTGTCGCGCTCCGGCCCCTTCGGCGCCGCTGGGCTGTTGTACACCCCGGCCGCGATGGTGATTGCGCAGACCGTGCTGGTGGTGCCGCTGATGGCGGCGATCACCCGCCAGGTGGTCGAGGATGTCTGGCTGCGCTACGCGGAGGAATTGCAGGTGATGCGCTTCACCTGGTGGCACAGCGTCACCACGCTGCTGTTCGACTGCCGCCATTCGCTGCTGGTCGCGGTGCTGGCCGGCCTGGGGCGGGCGATGAGCGAGGTCGGAGCGGTGATGATCGTCGGCGGCAACATCGACCGCGCCACCCGCGTGATGACCACCGCGATCGCGCTGGAGACGAGTAAGGGCGACCTTGCGCTGGCGATCGCGCTCGGGTTGGTGCTGGTCGTCATCATCATCGCCTTGAATGCGCTTGCCTTCGGCATGCGCCGGTGGGCGATGCGGCGGTATGGCTAG
- a CDS encoding glycine zipper 2TM domain-containing protein, whose amino-acid sequence MLTPSRTAAETRRNPGRMHRLQRVLAIGVAAAALAGCATPQRPVVYRAPPPQPPVTEVVAYPQGKKSDREIRQDRYECYLWAVRASGYDPARMRPTAAPAAPRVLPDPPAGHDTAAGAIAGAVVGAAVSSPHHVGQGAAIGAAVGAVAGAASDAAREERAQRIEDAYAERAARADYGNWGKAEAYRRALSACLEGRGYAVR is encoded by the coding sequence ATGCTGACCCCTTCGCGCACGGCCGCGGAAACGCGGCGAAACCCCGGCCGCATGCACCGGCTGCAGCGTGTTCTGGCGATCGGCGTTGCCGCCGCCGCATTGGCCGGCTGCGCCACGCCGCAGCGCCCGGTGGTGTACCGGGCCCCGCCCCCGCAACCGCCGGTGACCGAAGTGGTGGCCTATCCGCAAGGCAAGAAGAGCGACCGCGAAATCCGCCAGGACCGCTACGAATGCTATCTGTGGGCGGTGCGCGCGAGCGGCTATGACCCGGCGCGGATGCGCCCGACGGCCGCACCAGCGGCACCCCGGGTGCTGCCGGACCCGCCTGCCGGACACGACACCGCTGCGGGCGCGATCGCGGGGGCGGTGGTCGGCGCCGCGGTATCCAGCCCGCACCACGTTGGACAAGGCGCGGCGATTGGCGCAGCGGTGGGAGCGGTGGCCGGCGCTGCATCCGACGCCGCGCGCGAGGAACGCGCCCAGCGCATCGAAGACGCCTACGCCGAACGCGCGGCCCGCGCGGACTACGGCAACTGGGGCAAGGCCGAAGCCTATCGCCGCGCACTCTCCGCCTGCCTCGAAGGCCGCGGCTACGCGGTGCGCTGA
- a CDS encoding DUF6515 family protein codes for MNHPALRRAGGLLLVAGVLALLPAASHADPYRDHRSWVEYREPHGHVVPRLSHRHRTIVYGGMPYYYDQGLWYRPWQGSFVLIAPPVGIAVPVLPRGVVTVYAGGQRYYRHGEVYYVRRGDGYVVVDAPDIGYDADSASERRGPLPQTSDDLYIYPGRGQSERQQRNDRFECHEWAAEQTGYDPTVAGGGSGYSPTRRGDYLRAMSACLEARGYTVR; via the coding sequence ATGAACCACCCCGCCCTGCGCCGCGCCGGCGGCCTCCTGCTCGTGGCCGGCGTGCTCGCGCTGCTGCCGGCTGCGAGCCACGCCGACCCCTATCGCGACCATCGGTCGTGGGTCGAATACCGCGAACCGCACGGGCACGTGGTGCCCCGGCTGTCGCACCGCCATCGCACCATCGTCTACGGCGGCATGCCTTATTACTACGACCAGGGCTTGTGGTACCGGCCATGGCAAGGGAGCTTTGTGCTGATCGCGCCGCCGGTCGGCATCGCGGTGCCGGTGCTGCCGCGCGGCGTCGTCACCGTGTATGCCGGCGGACAGCGCTACTACCGCCACGGCGAGGTCTATTACGTACGGCGCGGAGACGGCTACGTGGTGGTCGACGCGCCTGACATCGGCTACGACGCCGACAGCGCCAGCGAGCGCCGCGGCCCACTCCCGCAGACGAGCGACGATCTCTACATCTATCCGGGTCGGGGCCAGAGCGAGCGCCAGCAGCGCAACGACCGCTTCGAATGCCACGAATGGGCGGCCGAGCAGACCGGCTACGACCCCACCGTGGCCGGCGGCGGCAGCGGTTACTCCCCCACACGGCGTGGCGACTACCTGCGCGCGATGAGCGCCTGCCTGGAAGCACGCGGCTATACCGTGCGCTGA
- the thiS gene encoding sulfur carrier protein ThiS: MKIAFKLFASLADYLPAERKGNRVDLEVSSGTTVGELVRRFQVPERSAHLVLVNGVFVPPAERDRRTLADGDELAVWPPIAGG, encoded by the coding sequence GTGAAAATCGCGTTCAAGCTCTTTGCCTCGCTGGCGGACTACCTGCCTGCGGAGCGCAAGGGCAACCGTGTCGATCTCGAGGTGTCGTCCGGCACCACGGTGGGCGAACTCGTGCGCCGCTTCCAGGTGCCGGAGCGCAGCGCCCACCTGGTGCTGGTCAACGGCGTCTTCGTGCCGCCGGCGGAACGCGACCGCCGCACGCTCGCCGACGGGGATGAACTGGCGGTGTGGCCACCGATCGCCGGCGGTTGA